The sequence below is a genomic window from Rhodococcus sp. 4CII.
TCTCGACGACGTACAGCGGCAGTCCGGGGAAGGTGCGGGTGTACCGCATCAGGGCGTGGTAGATGCCGTCCGGTTGGGGGCTGATGTCGTAGAAGGCGTCGGTGACGGCGTTCGCCGCGGTGAGGTTGTCGAGGGACAGGCCGTAGTAGTAGTCGACGCCGAGGAAGTCGAGCTTGTCGCGGACGCGGTCGACGAAGGTGGCGTCGAGCGCGTCCATCGCGGGCGGGATGTACGCGAGGTTGCTGCTCACCCGGGCGCCGGGATCGTTCTCGTGGATGAGGTCGTACGCGCGGCGGTGGACCTCGACGAGCCGGTCGAGCATCTGCGGGGCCCGGTCGGGGTCGATGCCGCCGAGGGTCAGTTCCTTCTGCACGTACACCGTGGGTTCGTTGATCGTGATCCAGAGGGCGCCGAGACCGGAATAGCGCTCGACCACCGTCTGCGCGTTCGCGAGCCAGTCGTCGACGGTGTCCGGGTCGGCCCATCCACCCTGATCGGCGACCCACCCCGGGTACACCCAGTGGTCGAGCGTGATCATCGGGGTCATCCCGTGGCGGGTGATCTCGTGGACGACGTCGTCGTAGTACCGCAGTGCGGTCTCGTCCCACACACCGGGGGCCGGCTCCACCCGCGCCCATTCGACGCCGAACCGGAACACGTCGACACCCAGGTCCGCGGCGCGGGCGATGTCCTCGGCGTATCGGTGACGGAAGTCGACGGAGTTCCCGATCGCGTCGTGGGTCCGGCCGGAGTCGGAGTACCGCCGCCAGTTGCTGTCGGGTGAGGAACCCTCGGACTGGAACCCGGACGTCGCGACGCCCCACAGGAAGTCGTCGGGGAGCGGGGCGGCGTGCGCCACGGCGGACGGCGCCAGCAGGCAGAGGAGAATCACGCCGGCACCCAGGAGTCGCGAGGGAGTCCGCATCGGCCGAAGACTAGCGGAAATGCTGTCCCGAGCGCGGCGATTGGGGGATACTGGCGAGTAGGACTACCCGCCAGTAGGAGGCGCGTCATGGTCGACACCTCAGCTCCGAAGGTCACCGAAGAAGAAGCACGAGCGGTCGCAGAGGAGGCGAGGGAATCCGGCTGGGACAAACCCTCCTTCGCGAAAGAACTGTTTCTGGGACGGTTCCGGCTGGATCTGGTTCATCCGTTTCCCCGGCCGGCTGCGGACGACGCCGCCAAGGCCGAGGAATTCCTCGTCCGACTCCGCGCCTACTGCGAGGAGATGGACGGCAGCGTCATCGAATCCCAGTCGCGTATTCCCGACGAATACGTCCGCGGCCTCGCCGACCTGGGATGCTTCGGTCTGAAGATCTCCGAGGAGTACGGCGGCCTCGGGCTCTCGCAGGTCGCGTACAACCGGGCGCTGATGCTCGTCGCCTCGGTGCATCCGAGCCTGGGCGCGCTGCTGTCTGCGCATCAGTCGATCGGCGTCCCCGAGCCGCTCAAGCTCGCCGGCACTCCCGAGCAGAAGCGCGAATTCCTCCCGCGATGTGCGCGCGGCGCCATCTCGGCCTTCCTGCTCACCGAACCGGACGTCGGGTCGGACCCCGCGCGGCTGGCTTCGTCGGCGACACCCATCGAGGACGGCGCCGCGTACGAACTGAACGGTGTGAAGCTGTGGACGACCAACGGCGTCGTCGCGGAACTGCTCGTCGTCATGGCGCGCGTACCGAAGACCGAAGGCCACCGCGGCGGCATCTCCGCCTTCGTCGTCGAGGCCGACACACCCGGCATCACCGTCGAACGGCGCAACGCGTTCATGGGACTGCGCGGAATCGAGAACGGCGTCACCCGGATGTACAACGTCCGGGTACCCCCGGAGAACCTGATCGGCCGGGAAGGCGACGGACTGAAGATCGCGCTCACCACGCTCAACGCGGGCAGGCTGGCGATTCCGGCGATGTGCGCCGGGGCGGGTAAGTGGTCGCTGAAGATCGCCCGCGAATGGTCGGGTGTGCGCGTGCAGTGGGGCAAGCCCGTCGGCGAGCACGCGGCCGTCGCGAACAAGTTGTCGTTCATCGCCGCGACCACGTACGCCCTCGAAGCGGTCGTGGACCTGTCGGCGCAGATGAACGACGAGGGTCGCAACGACATCCGGATCGAAGCGGCGCTCGCCAAGCTGTGGTCGTCCGAGATGGCCTGCGTCATCTCCGACGAACTGATCCAGGTCCGCGGCGGTCGCGGATACGAGACGGCGGCGTCGCTGGCGGCGCGCGGAGAACGGGCGGTGCCGGTCGAACAACTGGACCGCGACCTGCGCATCAACCGGATCTTCGAGGGCTCCAGCGAGATCATGCGTCTGCTGGTCGCGCGCGAGGCCGTGGACGCGCACCTCACGGCGGCCGGAGACCTCGCGGACCCGCATGCCGACACCGGTGCGAAAGCCCGCGCTGCCGCAAAGGCGAGCGGGTTCTACGCGAAGTGGCTGCCGCAACTCGTGGCGGGCAAGGGGCAGGTGCCGACGTCGTACAACGAGTTCGGCGTCCTCGCCAAGCACTTGCGGTTCGTCGAACGGCACTCCCGGAAGCTGGCGCGTTCGACGTTCTACGGGATGGCCCGGTGGCAGGCGGCGCTGGAGAAGCAGCAGGGATTCCTCGGCCGGGTCGTGGACATCGGCGCCGAACTGTTCGCGATGTCCGCGACGTGCGTCAAGGCGGAGATGCAGCGCGAGGAGAACGAGGCCGAGGGCGCGGCCGCGTACGAACTCGCCGACGTGTTCTGCCGGCAGGCGGCGCTGCGGGTCGAGAAGCTGTTCGACGGGTTGTGGCACAACACCGACGAAGTGGACAAGCAGGTCGCACGCTCGATCCTCGAGGGACGGTACGCGTGGCTCGAGCAGGGAGTAGTCGATCCCAGCGAGGGCACCGGTCCGTGGATCACCGAATGGACGCCTGGTGCGTCCACCGAGGAGAACCTGGCCAGGAGGTTCCTGGAGTCCACCCGCCTCTAGCCGTCGGGTTCCCGGGCCTCGGCTCGGCGGTATTCTCCGAGGAGACGCGCACATCAGCGTGGCGCCCGCCGGTGTCTCGGACACCGGCGGGACGAGCCGAGGGAATATTAGTGCGCAGCTTCATGTGTCGCAGATGCGGCCAACGACTGTCGTTCGAGAACAGTCTCTGCCTGAAATGTGACAGCGCTCTGGGGTTCCACCTGCCGAGCCGGTCCATCGTCGTCCTCGACGGCGCGGACCGGGCGGAGGTGGACGACGAGACCTGGGTGCGGTGCGCGAATGCCGGCACGGCGAAGTGCAACTGGCTCGTTCGGAAGGACGACGTCCAGAGCCTGTGCACGTCGTGCCGGCTGACGCGGACGCGTCCGGCAGACGGTGACGACGAGGGCATGGCCGCGTTCGCGACCGCGGAGACCAACAAGAGGCGGGTCGTACTCGAACTCGACGAGCTCGGACTCCCGATCGTCCCGAAATTCGAGGACCCGGCAACCGGGCTGGCCTTCGACCTCCTGTCTAGTGCGCGGACCCCGGTGGTGACCGGGCACGCCGGCGGGGTGATCACCCTGGACCTCGCCGAGGGCGACGACGTGCACCGGGAACAGTTGCGCGTCGCGATGGACGAGCCTTACCGCACGCTCGTCGGGCACTTCCGGCACGAGATCGGGCACTACTACCAGTTGATGCTGATCCGGGGCGACGTCGAGCGCGCCCGGTTCGAGGACCTGTTCGGGGATCCGGACCTCGACTACCAGGCGGCGCTGAAGCGTCACTACAGCGAGGGCGCGCCGGAGGGCTGGGGCCGCCTCTACGTGTCGTCCTACGCCACGATGCACCCCGCCGAGGACTGGGCGGAGACCTTCGCGCACTATCTCCATATCCGCGACGCCCTGGACACCGCGGCGGCCTTCGCTATGGCGCCCTCCGGAGCGACGACGAGCAGTGAACTCGGTGGCGACGTGGGATTCGACCAGATCATCGACTGGTGGCTGCCGCTGTCGTGGGCGCTCAACCAGATGAACAGGTCGATGGGCCACCATGACCTCTATCCGTTCGTGCTTCCGGCCGCGGTGCTGGAGAAGATGCGGTTCATCCACTCGCTGATCCGGCCCGCGCCGGTGTGGGACGAGCCGGTACCGGCGGCGACGGAAACCCGGTCGGCCGCCGACCGGTGAAAATGGGGTGCGCCTATCCTGGATAATCGGTGTCGAGCCCTGTTCTCCGCAGAGCAGTCCGCTCGTCCGAGACACCGTGTCCCGACAGTCGCAGAGAGGACCTCTCATGCTCGCCCGCACCGACCTTCGTGGTCGTACCCCTTCCACGGCCGAACTTCGCGCCGCACTTCCTCGAGGTGGAGTGGATGTGGACGCGGTCCTGCATCAGGTTCGCCCCGTCGTCGAGGCGGTCCGGGAGCGCGGCGCCGCCGCGGCCCTGGAGTTCAGCGAGAAGTTCGACGGCGTCCGTCCCGCGCAGGTGCGGGTGCCGCAGCCCGAGTTGGACCGTGCCCTCCACGAACTCGATCCGGCCGTGCGCACGGCCCTCGAGGTCGCGATCGAACGCACCCGCAAGGTGCACGCCGACCAGCGCCGCACCGACACCACCACCGAGGTCGTCCCCGGCGGCACCGTCACCGAGCGGTGGGTGCCCGTCGACCGGGTCGGGCTGTACGTGCCCGGCGGTAATGCCGTCTACCCGTCCAGCGTCGTGATGAACGTCGTCCCCGCGCAGGCCGCCGGTGTCCGGTCCCTCGTGGTGGCGTCGCCGCCGCAGTCCGGGTTCGGTGGTCTGCCGCATCCGACCATCCTCGCCGCGGCAGCCCTGCTCGGCGTCGACGAGGTATGGGCCGTCGGCGGCGGTCAGGCGGTCGCCCTGCTCACCTACGGCGGCACCGACACGACTGGCGCCGAACTCGCCCCCGTCGACCTCATCACCGGCCCCGGCAACATCTACGTCACCGCGGCCAAGCGCCTCTGCCGCGGCCTCGTCGGTATCGACGCAGAGGCGGGCCCCACCGAGATCGCGATCCTCGCCGACCACACGGCCGACCCCGTGCACGTCGCGGCCGACATGATCAGCCAGGCCGAGCACGACGTGATGGCCGCGAGCGTGCTCGTCACCAGCAGCGTCGAACTCGCCGACGCCGTCGACACGGCCCTGGCGGCGCAACTCGAGATCACCAAGCACAAGGAGCGCGTCACCGCTGCACTGTCCGGCACGCAGTCGGGCACCGTCCTGGTCTCCGACGTCGATGCCGGGCTGCGGGTGGTCAACGCCTACGCCGCCGAGCACCTCGAGATCCAGACCGAGAACGCCACGGTCGTCGCCGCGAAGGTGACCAGCGCGGGCGCGGTGTTCGTCGGACCGTGGGCGCCAGTCAGCCTCGGCGACTACTGCGCCGGGTCCAACCATGTTCTGCCCACCGCGGGCTGTGCCCGGCACTCGTCCGGCCTGAGCGTGCAGACGTTCCTGCGCGGCATCCACGTCGTCGACTACTCCGAGTCCGCGCTGAAGGAGGTCTCCGGCCACGTCATCACGCTCGCGAACGCCGAGGACCTGCCCGCACACGGTGAGGCCGTGCGGCTGCGGTTCGAGGCGCTGCGGTGACCGCGTCGAACGTGCCGGGTTCCTCGATCGGGGTCGACGCCCTGCCGATCCGGGACAATCTGCGCGGCAAGTCCGCGTACGGCGCCCCGCAACTCACCGTCCCCGTTCAGCTGAACACCAACGAGAACCCGCACCCGCCCACGCAGGCGCTCGTCGACGACGTCGCGGAATCCGTCCGGGAGGCGGCGCGGGAACTGCACCGCTACCCGGACCGTGACGCGGTCGCGCTGCGCACCGACCTCGCCGCGTACCTCGCCCGCCAGACGGGTGTGCCGGTGACGGTCGACAACGTGTGGGCGGCCAACGGGTCGAACGAGATCCTGCAGCAGTTGCTGCAGGCGTTCGGCGGTCCGGGTCGCAGCGCGATGGGCTTCGTGCCGTCGTACTCGATGCATCCGATCATCGCGGACGGCACCGAGACCGAGTGGCTGCCGATCTTCCGGCGCGCCGATTTCGCGCTGGACGTGGACGCCGCGGTCGCGGCGATCGCCGAACGCAGGCCGGACGTCGTGTTCGTCACCAGCCCCAACAACCCGACCGGGCACAGTGTCGGTATCGCGGAACTGCGCCGGGTCCTCGACACCGCCCCGGGCATCGTGATCGTCGACGAGGCGTACGCCGAATTCTCCGATGCACCCAGCGCCCTGACGCTGATCGACGAATACCCCTCCAAGCTCGTCGTGTCGCGGACGATGAGCAAGGCGTTCGCGTTCGCCGGGGGCCGGCTCGGATACCTCGCGGCGGCACCGGCATTCATCGAGGCGCTGCTCCTGGTCCGGTTGCCGTATCACCTGTCGGTGGTCACGCAGGCCGCCGCCCGCGCGGCGCTGCGGCATGCGAACGAGACGCTCGGCAGCGTGCACGCACTCGCGACGGAGCGGGTTCGGGTGTCGAAGGCTTTGGAGGACACCGGCTTCCGTGTCATCCCCAGCGATGCCAACTTCATCCTGTTCGGTGAGTTCACCGACAGTGCGCACGCCTGGCAGGCCTACCTCGACCGCGGAGTGCTGATCCGGGACGTCGGCATCCCCGGATACCTGCGCGCCACCGTCGGCCTGGCGTCCGAGAACGACGCCTTCATCGTGGCGAGCGACGAGATCGCCGCGACCGAACTCACCAGCTCAGGAGATCGAGGATGACCGACCGCATCGCCCGCGTGGAACGCACCACCAGGGAATCCAGCATCACCGTCGAACTGAACCTCGACGGCACCGGCATCGTCGACGTCTCCACGGGTGTCCCGTTCTTCGATCACATGCTGACGGCGCTCGGTTCCCACGCGAGTTTCGACCTCACCGTCCACGCGAAGGGCGACATCGAGATCGAGGCGCACCACACGGTGGAGGACACGTCGATCGTGCTCGGTCAGGCCTTGGGGCAGGCCCTCGGCGACAAGAAGGGCATCCGACGGTTCGGTGACGCGTTCATCCCCATGGACGAGACGCTCGCGCACGCGTCCGTCGACGTGTCCGGCCGTCCGTACTGTGTTCACACCGGCGAGCCGGAACACCTGCTGCACTCGGTGATCGGTGGGTACCCGGGGGTGCCGTACGCGACGGTGATCAACCGCCACGTGTTCGAGTCGATCGCGCTCAACGCGCGCATCGCCCTGCACGTGCGCGTGCTGTACGGGCGCGACCAGCATCACATCACCGAAGCCGAGTTCAAGGCCGTCGCCCGGGCACTGCGCGAGGCCGTCGAGCCGGATCCCCGCGTCACGGGCGTGCCGTCCACCAAGGGCAGCCTGTGACTCGGGCGCGGCCGTGAGCGTCGTCCTCGTCTACGTCCTGTTCATCGCGGCGGGCATCGCGGCGGGCGGCGCGTACTCCATGTGGAAGTTCAACAAACTGGCCGCGGGGATACTGCTGGCGCTGGCGGTGCTGGCGGCCGTGGCGGGCATTCTCAGGCTGGTGTAATGCCGGTCGCCGTGGAGGCTCGCCGGGGCCTGCTCCGCACACCGGGCATGGTCGCCGCAATGGTGATGGGCGCGGCGGCGTTCGGCGGCTGGGCAGTGCTCCTGCCGGTGGTGCCGCTGATCGTGTCACTGTCCGGCGGCTCGGACACCCTCGCCGGCAGTGTGACGGCCGTGTTCATGGCCGCCACCGTGATCACGCAACTCTGGGTGCCCCGGCTCCTGCGCAGGTGGGGGCATCGGTGGGTGCTCGCTGCCGGCTGCCTCCTGCTCGGGCCGCCGTCGCTGCTCCTGTTGCTCTCCACCGACGCGATCCCGGTGCTCGCCGTCTCGTCGGTCCGCGGGTCGGGCTTCGGCATGCTCACGGTCGCCAGTAGTGCCCTGGTCGCGGAACTGGTCCCCCGGGAGCTGCTCGGCAGGGCGACGGGCGCGCAGGGAATCGCGGTGGCCGCCGCGCAGATGGTCGGGCTGCCCGCGGGTCTCGCGATCATGCAGCACTGGTCCGCGACCCCCGTCTTCGTGATCGGGGCGGTCATCCCGGCGCTCGCCGTGCTCGCGATCACGCGGCTGCCGGCCATCCACGCCCCCGCGGAGCGCACCGCATCGAGCCGTATTCCGTTTGCCGCCGTGCTGACACCGTGGCTCGCGATCGCGATCGCGGCGGCCGCATTCGGCGGTTTGTCCAGCCTGCTGCCGATCGCGATCTCGGAGCGGGCGTCGCTCGCCGGGGCGATCCTCGCCGTCTCCAGCGGTGCGACGCTGGTCGGGCGGTACGCGGCGGGATCCTTCTCCGACCGGCTCGGGGTGGGCCGCGCCCTGGTGCCCGCCCTGACGTTCGTGTGCCTCGGCCTGGTCCTGTTCGCCGTCGCCGCGGCGACGGCGGCGCCCGCACCGCTGCTCGTGTGCGCGGCGCTGGCATTCGGATTCGGTTTCGGCGCGGTGCAGAACGAGTCGCTCGTCATGATCTTCACCGCCGCGGGACCGGACCGATTCGGCTCGGCGAGCGCGGGATGGAACATTGGGTTCGACGCCGGCACCGGATTCGGTTCCCTCGCGCTCGGAGCCGTCGCCTCGGCGGCCGGGTATTCCTGGGTCTTCGGGGTCGCGGCGACGGCGGTCGCGGTGGTCCCCGCCGCCGGAACGGTCGTCGGCCGCGCCCTCGGGCGCCGTTCACCCGCCGGATAAGGTTGTGCCATGACCGTCTCCACGATTGCCGTCCTCGACTACGGCTCCGGCAACCTGCATTCGGCCACCCGCGCGCTGGCCCGGACCGGCGCGCGCGTCGAGGTCACTTCCGACCACAAGGTCGCGCTCGCGGCCGACGGTCTCGTCGTTCCCGGTGTCGGCGCGTTCGCGGCCTGCATGGAAGGACTCCGCGCCGTCCGCGGCGAACGGATCATCGGTCAGCGCCTGGCCGGCGGTCGGCCGGTCCTCGGAATCTGCGTCGGCATGCAGATCCTCTTCGAACGCGGAGTCGAATTCGGCGTCGAGGCGGAGGGCTGCGGCGAGTGGCCGGGCACCGTCGAGCGCCTGCAGGCCGACGTGCTGCCCCACATGGGCTGGAACACCGTGGAGGCACCCGGCAACAGCACGCTGTTCGCCGGGATCGATCCCGGCACTCGTTTCTACTTCGTCCACTCGTATGCGGCGCAGACCTGGGAGCTCCCGACGCCGGAGCGGCTCGCACCGCCGGCCCTGACGTGGGCCGACCACGGCGGCAAATTCCTGGCCGCGGTCGAGAACGGCGCACTGTCCGCCACCCAGTTCCACCCCGAGAAGTCCGGCGACGCTGGAGCGGAACTGCTCCGCAACTGGGTCCGCAGCTTGTGACCGAACCCGGGGACGGTCGCGGGGATCTGTCGATCGGCAGGCTCGCCGTGTGCGCGATGGGCGCCGCCACCGCGGTGCTCGTCGTTGCCACCACGATCATTCTGGTGGCGAAGCCGGGCCCCGTCCTCGGGCTGATCGTCGGACTGCTCGGCGTCGCCGGCGCGATCGCGGCCATGGGCTACGTGTCGAAACGCATGACCCGCAACGCCTACGGGCCCGATCGTGAGGACCCGGAGCCGGGTTCCGACCGCTGAGCGACTAGGGTTGTCGCACGTGAGCCTGGTCCTTTTGCCTGCTGTAGATGTCGTCAACGGTGAAGCTGTTCGCCTCGTCCAGGGGGAGGTGGGAAGCGAGACCGGATACGGCTCGCCTCGTGATGCCGCCCTCGCGTGGCAGAACGACGGTGCCGAGTGGGTGCACATCGTCGACCTCGATGCCGCATTCGGTCGCGGATCGAACCGGGAACTCCTCGCCGACGTGGTCGGCGAACTCGACGTCCAGGTGGAACTGTCCGGTGGAATCCGCGACGACGCATCGCTCGAGGCCGCCCTGGCCACGGGCTGCGGTCGCGTGAACCTCGGCACCGCCGCCATCGAGAACCCCGAATGGTGTGCCCGCGCCATCGCCAAGTACGGCGAGAAGATCGCCGTCGGTCTCGACGTGCGCCTCGTCGACGGGGAGTACCAGCTCCGCGGTCGTGGCTGGGTCACCGAGGGCGGAAACCTGTGGGAGACCCTCGCCCGGCTCGACAAGGACGGCTGCTCCCGGTACGTCGTCACCGACGTGAGCAAGGACGGCACCCTCACCGGACCCAATCTCGAGCTCCTCGCGCAGGTCTGCGCGGCCACCGACGCTCCCGTCGTGGCGTCGGGCGGCGTGTCCACCATCGACGACCTCCGGGCGATCGCCGGACTAGTCGACCAGGGCGTCGAGGGGTCCATCGTCGGCAAGGCGCTGTACGCGGGGCGGTTCACCCTTCCCGAGGCGCTCGCCGCGGTCTCGGGCTGAGTTCCGGCCATGGCCCTGTCCCGCGATCCCCGGGAACTCCTCGCCGTCGCCAGTGAGCTGCTCGACGGAGTGCACGACCGGTTCGTCTCGGGTGTGGGTGCGCCCAGCGCCGTCCACAAGGGTCCCGACGACTTCGCGACCGCCGTCGATCTCGAACTCGAGAAGCGGCTGACCGGGGAACTGCGCGACCGGACCGGCATCGATGTCCACGGGGAGGAATTCGGCGGACCCGACCTCGACAGCGGACCCGTGTGGGTGCTCGACCCCATCGACGGCACCTTCAACTATTCGGCGGGTTTGCCTACGGCCGGCACCCTGCTCGCGCTCCTCGACGACGGGGTTCCCGTTCTCGGTCTGACCTGGTTGCCGCTCGTCGGGCGACGGTACGCGGCCGTCGCGGACGGACCGCTGCTCGAGGGGGGACAGCCGTTGCCGCGGCTCGGCCGCACGTCGCTGGCGTCGTCGATCGTCGGTTTGGGGGCGCTGAACATCGACAGTCGCGGGCGCATCCCGGGCGCCTACCGGCTGCAGGTCCTCGCGCAGCTCAGCCGGGTGTCCTCGCGCATCCGGATCCACGGATCCACGGGTGTCGACCTCGCGTTCACCGCGGCCGGAATTCTCGGCGGCGCGGTGGTGTTCGGGCACAATGCGTGGGACAACGCGGCCGGTGTCGCGCTGGTGCGCGCCGCGGGTGGTGTGGTGACGGACCTGGGTGGCCGGCCGTGGACCGTGACGTCGGACTCGGTACTCGCTGGAGCGCCCGGAGTGCACGGCGAAATTCTCGATATCCTCGGATCACTGGGTGATCCTCGTTCCGAGCCTTCAGGAGGGCGTACGCAATGACTCTGGCGGTTCGAGTGATCCCGTGTCTGGACGTCGATGCCGGACGCGTCGTCAAGGGCGTCAACTTCGAGAACCTGCGAGACGCGGGTGACCCCGTGGAGCTGGCCGCCGCGTACGACGCGCAGGGCGCCGACGAGCTCACGTTCCTCGACGTCACCGCGTCCACCGCGGACCGTGGCACCATGCTCGACGTGGTGAGCCGGACGGCGGAGCAGGTCTTCATCCCGCTCACGGTCGGCGGCGGTGTCCGCACCGTCGAGGACGTCGACCGGCTGCTGCGCGCCGGCGCCGACAAGGTGAGCGTCAACACCGCGGCGATCGCCCGGCCCGAGTTGCTCCGCGAACTCAGCGAACGCTTCGGGTCCCAGTGCATCGTGCTGTCGGTGGACGCGCGCACCGTGCCGCAGGGGCAGCCCGACACCCCCTCGGGGTGGGAGGTCACCACGCACGGCGGCAAGCGCGGCACCGGCATCGACGCCGTCGAGTGGGCGGTCCGGGGCGCCGAACTGGGTGTCGGGGAGATCCTGCTCAACTCTATGGACGCCGACGGCACGAAGGCCGGCTTCGACCTGCCCATGATCCGGGCGGTGCGGGCTGCCGTGCACGTGCCGGTGATCGCCAGCGGGGGAGCGGGCGCGGTCGAGCACTTCGCGCCCGCGGTCGGTGCGGGCGCGGACGCCGTGCTCGCCGCTAGCGTCTTCCACTTCGGTGACATGACGATCGGCGACGTGAAGAAGTCCATGCGTGAAGAAGGGATCACCGTCCGATGAGTCTCGACCCCGCCATCGCGTCCCGGCTCAAGCGCAACGAGGCGGGCTTGTTCAGCGCCGTCGCGCAGGAACGGTCGACGGGCAACGTCCTCATGGTGGCGTGGATGGACGACGAGGCCCTCGCGCGCACCCTCGACACCCGTAAGGGCACGTACTACTCCCGGTCCCGCCAGCAGTACTGGGTGAAGGGTGAAACGTCCGGTCACACGCAGTACGTGCACGAGGTGCGGCTCGACTGCGACGGCGACAGTGTGCTGCTCGTCGTCGATCAGGAGGGGGCGGCGTGCCACACGGGCACGCACACCTGCTTCGACACCGATGTGTTGCTCGCTGCGGAGTAGCGCGCAGGCTGTCGGGCAGAATGTCCGCCATGCCACTCATTCAGATCAGTCAGACACCGGGGCTCACCGCGGAGCAGAAGCGCGCCACGATCGAGGCCGTCACGAAGGCCTACGCCGAGGCGACGGGTAAGGATCCCGCGGCGGTGTGGGTGACGATCACCGAGGTCCCGCGCGACAGCTGGGGTGTCGGCGGGACGCCGCTGGGATGAGCTGTCGGGACGCCGCTGGGGTGATTGCGGTCAGGCTCGGCCGGTTCCGGATGCGATGCTCTTGTCCAGTTGGGTGAGCATGGCGCCGGACAGTTCGGACAGCTGCCGCACCTGATCGGTGGACAGTCCGTCGAAGATCAGTGATCGGACGGATTCGACGTGCGGTGGTGCGGCCTCGACGACTTTGGCCATGCCTTCGTCGGTGAGGACGGCGTCGGAGCCGCGGCTGCCGCGGATGCTCTCGCGGCGCACCCAGCCGGCCTTTTCCATTTTGGTGACGACGTGGGACAGCCGGGAGAGTGACGCGTTGGCGCGCTGGGCGAGCAGGGACAGTTGGAGGCGCCGGTTCTCCTCGCCGGAGAGTGAGGCGAGGACGAAGTACTCGAAGTGGGTGAGTGCGGAGTCACGCTGCAGTTGTGTGTCGAGTGCGGCGGGGAGCCGGGTGACCAGTGCGATGAGGGTGAGCCAGGCCTCTTGCTGTTCGGCGTCGAGCCATCGGGTTTCGGTGGGCGCCGGTTTGCCCTCGTCGTAGCCACCCATCAGTGGTCTCCTCCATTCGTGCGTCGATCCACGCGTGCAGCGTGTCCAACATAGTTAGCACGTCGCGGGCCGGGTCGTGGCCGGGGAATAGTTGCAGCGGCCGCGTGTTGACTCCTATAGTAACTTGAAGGTTCAACATTGACGTGGTCGATGCCGGACCTCGATCCGAAGGAGTCGCGATGACCGCCACCATGCCCGCACTGTTCCTCAGCCATGGTGCGCCTCCGCTGGTGGACAGCGCACTCTGGGTGTCCCAGCTGGCCGAGTGGGCGGGCGAGCTGCCCAGGCCGACGGCCATCCTGATGGTGTCGGCGCACTGGGAATCGGCGCCGCTCACGATTGGTTCCACGACCACCGGCACGCCGCTCGTCTACGACTTCGGCGGATTCCCCGAACGCTTCTACCGTGCCACCTACGAATCGCCCGGTGCTCCGGCGCTCGCAGCGCAGGTCGCGGCCCTGATGCCGGACAGCGAGACGGTCGCGCGTCAGCCACACCGCGGCCTCGACCACGGCGCCTACGTGCC
It includes:
- a CDS encoding MarR family winged helix-turn-helix transcriptional regulator — its product is MGGYDEGKPAPTETRWLDAEQQEAWLTLIALVTRLPAALDTQLQRDSALTHFEYFVLASLSGEENRRLQLSLLAQRANASLSRLSHVVTKMEKAGWVRRESIRGSRGSDAVLTDEGMAKVVEAAPPHVESVRSLIFDGLSTDQVRQLSELSGAMLTQLDKSIASGTGRA